In Methanomicrobium antiquum, one DNA window encodes the following:
- the bcp gene encoding thioredoxin-dependent thiol peroxidase gives MLKPGDNAPDFCLYDMNNSEICLSVFKGKRIVLYFYPKDNTSACTKEAVSFTEKDNKFGEHNAVIIGISPDSCESHKKFSEKHNLSVILLSDPEHKVLDSYGVWKLKKMYGREYMGVERTTFLISETGKIEFIWRKVRVKGHVEEVLEKLIS, from the coding sequence ATACTCAAACCAGGAGACAATGCACCTGACTTTTGTCTTTATGATATGAATAACAGTGAAATTTGTCTTTCTGTTTTTAAAGGGAAAAGAATTGTCTTATATTTTTATCCTAAAGATAATACATCTGCCTGCACAAAAGAGGCTGTTTCCTTCACAGAAAAGGATAATAAATTTGGAGAGCATAACGCCGTCATAATTGGAATAAGTCCAGATTCCTGCGAAAGTCACAAAAAATTTTCAGAGAAGCATAACCTGTCAGTTATACTTCTTTCAGACCCTGAACATAAAGTACTTGATTCGTATGGCGTCTGGAAGCTGAAGAAAATGTATGGCCGTGAATATATGGGTGTTGAGAGAACTACTTTTCTTATATCTGAAACCGGAAAAATTGAATTCATCTGGAGAAAAGTCCGGGTTAAAGGACATGTTGAAGAAGTTCTGGAAAAATTAATTTCTTAA
- a CDS encoding ATP-grasp domain-containing protein, whose amino-acid sequence MAKDLRVKKKVLVVGFTTRHVACSAHNAGYSVYAVDNFCDKDLKDIVVACRTFDDLSELVGIIDEFDREENFDIIVATSGAEDLTLKKKISGTDSKTASFYLDKKNIQNFFESNNIPAPKIRQPGIYPAFIKPCVGAGGWRNKKVDNFLEEKEWTDLWPDVPYVRQEVAEGIPCSVSCISNGKRAVAVSFNEQFLRGGNKDKSYGFSGAITPFTHPMEKEIVKTAEKIVSLSGCIGSVGVDFIAGEDYFYAIEINPRFQATMDIVEKSYGINLFNAHMSACTGLLPHPDIRRAKQYTARKVLFAPKDIVVKDDLSVFSPYIADIPLIWTEIEEGCAVVSIYGFGSTRSDALESLDKTIKDIGRYISRW is encoded by the coding sequence ATGGCAAAAGATTTGAGAGTTAAAAAAAAAGTTCTTGTTGTAGGTTTTACTACACGCCATGTTGCCTGTTCGGCCCATAATGCAGGATACAGTGTCTATGCGGTAGATAACTTTTGTGATAAGGATTTAAAAGATATTGTAGTCGCCTGCAGAACCTTTGATGATTTATCAGAGCTTGTTGGAATAATTGATGAATTTGACAGGGAAGAAAATTTTGACATCATTGTTGCAACATCGGGCGCTGAAGATTTAACCTTAAAAAAGAAAATATCGGGGACTGACTCCAAAACTGCCTCTTTTTATCTGGATAAAAAAAATATACAGAACTTTTTTGAATCAAACAATATTCCTGCTCCAAAAATTAGACAGCCGGGAATATACCCTGCCTTCATCAAGCCCTGTGTTGGTGCAGGCGGATGGAGAAATAAAAAGGTAGATAATTTTTTGGAAGAGAAGGAATGGACTGATTTGTGGCCGGATGTACCTTATGTCAGACAGGAGGTTGCCGAGGGTATTCCATGCAGTGTTTCATGTATAAGTAACGGTAAGAGAGCAGTTGCAGTATCTTTTAATGAACAGTTCCTAAGAGGGGGCAATAAAGACAAATCTTACGGTTTTTCAGGTGCTATTACACCATTTACACATCCAATGGAAAAAGAAATTGTAAAGACAGCTGAGAAAATTGTGTCATTAAGCGGATGCATAGGTTCTGTTGGCGTGGATTTTATTGCCGGAGAGGATTATTTTTATGCAATTGAAATAAATCCCCGTTTTCAGGCGACAATGGATATTGTTGAAAAATCTTATGGGATAAATCTTTTTAATGCGCATATGTCTGCCTGCACAGGGTTACTGCCGCATCCTGATATCAGAAGAGCAAAACAGTATACTGCAAGAAAAGTTCTTTTTGCACCAAAAGATATTGTTGTAAAAGATGATTTGAGTGTTTTTTCACCATATATCGCTGATATTCCATTAATCTGGACTGAAATTGAAGAAGGCTGTGCTGTTGTCAGCATATACGGTTTTGGAAGTACAAGAAGTGATGCACTTGAATCACTGGATAAAACTATAAAAGACATTGGCAGATATATAAGCAGATGGTAG
- a CDS encoding IS5 family transposase — protein MKISQEIIKESRVPLRSSIFSKKKFNQHQLLSLIILKEEIGIDYRDFCDILEILTPIRELLDLKEIPHFTTLHKFFTRFSGLLFNRILAKTIRKLLQKGTQIPVTSIDATGFTSAYASHYYSNRIGKTRKTFVKTSIAVDSKSLLILGWKFSKNPVNDRRHAKSLINQTQRVTKSQCFTMDKGYDAEWLHEYIRDSIGADSQIPVRKWGGMIHSGKYRFEMFDNLDREKYGQRNLVECAFSMIKRKYGDTLRSRKYYNQLKEIKIRIVLHNMLLEKCE, from the coding sequence GTGAAAATCTCTCAGGAGATCATAAAAGAATCAAGAGTACCTCTTCGTTCATCTATTTTTTCTAAAAAGAAATTTAATCAGCATCAGCTTCTTTCACTAATCATTCTAAAAGAAGAAATTGGAATTGATTATCGTGATTTCTGCGATATTTTAGAGATTTTAACACCAATAAGAGAATTATTGGATTTAAAAGAAATACCTCATTTCACTACTCTTCATAAATTTTTCACACGGTTTTCCGGACTTCTATTTAACAGAATTCTTGCGAAAACAATTAGAAAATTGTTGCAGAAGGGAACCCAAATCCCGGTTACATCAATTGATGCCACCGGATTTACTAGTGCTTATGCTAGTCATTACTATTCAAACAGGATTGGTAAAACGCGTAAAACTTTTGTAAAAACGTCAATAGCGGTTGATTCCAAGAGTTTGCTGATCTTGGGATGGAAGTTCTCAAAAAATCCTGTGAATGATCGAAGACATGCAAAATCATTGATTAATCAGACACAAAGAGTTACAAAAAGCCAGTGTTTTACGATGGATAAAGGATACGATGCAGAATGGCTGCATGAATATATTAGAGATTCTATCGGGGCCGATTCACAAATTCCTGTAAGAAAATGGGGTGGAATGATTCACTCTGGAAAATACAGATTTGAGATGTTTGATAACCTTGATCGAGAAAAATATGGGCAAAGGAATCTTGTAGAATGCGCCTTTTCAATGATTAAAAGGAAATATGGGGATACTCTACGTTCAAGAAAATACTATAATCAGCTTAAGGAAATCAAAATCAGGATAGTTCTTCACAACATGTTGCTTGAAAAATGTGAATAG
- a CDS encoding tRNA (cytidine(56)-2'-O)-methyltransferase — MKEVCVLRIGHRPERDQRVTTHVGLTARALGAKGMYLASDDSGVKNSVEDVAKRWGGSFFVENNVSWKKCISEWKKSGGIVVHLTMYGLKLTDVEENIREHDKILIVVGAEKVPGDLYELADYNISVTSQPHSEISSLALVMDHLFEGTTLNLDFPDSEIKIIPCEHGKRFES; from the coding sequence GTGTGACTACACATGTTGGTCTTACAGCAAGGGCACTTGGTGCAAAGGGAATGTATCTGGCCTCCGATGATTCAGGTGTAAAAAATTCAGTAGAAGATGTTGCCAAACGCTGGGGCGGCAGTTTCTTTGTTGAAAATAACGTCTCATGGAAAAAGTGCATCAGCGAATGGAAAAAATCAGGCGGAATTGTAGTTCACCTTACAATGTACGGGTTAAAGCTTACTGACGTTGAAGAAAATATACGTGAACATGATAAAATTTTAATTGTCGTTGGCGCAGAGAAAGTTCCGGGAGATCTTTACGAACTTGCCGACTATAACATTTCAGTCACATCCCAGCCCCATTCTGAAATATCCAGTCTTGCCCTTGTTATGGATCATTTATTTGAAGGCACAACACTGAACCTCGATTTTCCTGATTCTGAAATAAAAATCATACCCTGTGAACATGGCAAAAGATTTGAGAGTTAA
- a CDS encoding HDIG domain-containing metalloprotein, whose product MKTQDEYILLLKKAGCDEKVIQHCIAVRDLSLIYAKNAGADIELVNAGALLHDIGRSQTHSVAHGQIGADISRRFGISEEICLIIERHVGAGLSAEECREYGLVPKDCIPLSPEEKIVAHCDNLIKGTKVISVEERLSLSSKLNPDAIKRLKKLSEEIEKFSGKNTKGTKRINREK is encoded by the coding sequence TTGAAAACACAAGATGAATATATCCTTCTTTTAAAGAAAGCAGGATGTGATGAAAAGGTAATTCAGCACTGCATTGCCGTAAGGGACTTAAGTTTAATTTATGCAAAGAATGCAGGTGCTGATATTGAACTTGTCAATGCAGGCGCGCTGTTACACGACATCGGGCGTTCTCAGACACATTCAGTTGCACATGGACAAATTGGAGCAGATATTTCCCGCAGGTTTGGCATTTCAGAGGAGATCTGTCTTATTATTGAAAGGCATGTCGGCGCAGGGCTTTCAGCAGAAGAATGCAGAGAATATGGCCTTGTTCCAAAGGACTGCATCCCTCTTTCTCCTGAAGAAAAAATAGTTGCGCACTGTGATAATCTGATTAAAGGAACAAAGGTAATATCTGTTGAAGAAAGACTTTCTCTCTCATCAAAACTGAATCCCGATGCAATAAAAAGACTGAAAAAGCTTTCAGAAGAGATTGAGAAATTTTCCGGTAAAAATACAAAAGGTACAAAAAGAATAAACAGAGAAAAATAA
- a CDS encoding DNA-deoxyinosine glycosylase, with product MNEFKCGLLPVAGIEPVILILGSFPGIMSLEKNEYYGNPNNHFWKIIEAVFGINRNLSYDKKILNLKSKGISLWDSASECRRKGSNDSTMTDIIPNDITSFLKNNRTIRVVALNGITGAGKIFKKHNPDFSDLFPYVTVIILPSSSAANAKISPEQKIQQWKVLNNYLLE from the coding sequence ATGAATGAATTTAAATGTGGACTTTTACCGGTAGCAGGCATTGAACCTGTAATTCTGATTTTAGGGAGTTTTCCCGGAATTATGTCTTTAGAAAAAAATGAGTACTATGGAAATCCAAACAATCATTTCTGGAAAATTATTGAAGCTGTTTTTGGAATAAACCGGAATTTATCTTATGATAAAAAAATACTAAATCTGAAATCAAAGGGGATTTCTCTTTGGGATTCTGCTTCAGAGTGTAGAAGAAAAGGAAGTAACGACAGCACAATGACTGATATAATCCCAAATGATATTACCTCTTTTCTTAAAAATAACAGGACAATAAGAGTTGTTGCTTTAAATGGAATAACAGGTGCAGGAAAAATATTCAAAAAGCACAATCCTGATTTTTCTGATTTATTTCCGTATGTGACTGTAATTATTCTTCCATCTTCAAGTGCTGCAAATGCAAAGATCAGCCCTGAACAAAAGATTCAGCAATGGAAAGTGCTGAATAATTATCTATTAGAATAA
- a CDS encoding transcription factor has product MVAQEDILKNDAIRAYLLRMIGEEGMELLEKFPPEGEYSDEDLAEKTQINLNTVRHTLYTLYGKRLAEYRRIKNSETGWLTYLWVLKLGNIDSCLDEDIDAVLEILETREQYETMNDFYMCPGCGLRYTFDEALNRDFVCQNCDLKMEHFDNELIAEALKRRVDKIKENLGRV; this is encoded by the coding sequence ATGGTAGCACAGGAAGACATACTAAAAAATGATGCAATCCGGGCTTATCTTCTTCGAATGATAGGAGAAGAAGGGATGGAACTGCTTGAAAAGTTTCCGCCGGAGGGTGAATACAGTGATGAGGATCTTGCTGAAAAAACACAGATAAATCTCAATACAGTCAGGCATACTCTATATACTCTTTATGGGAAAAGACTTGCAGAATACAGGAGAATTAAAAATTCCGAGACAGGATGGCTGACATATTTATGGGTATTAAAGCTTGGAAATATTGACAGCTGTCTTGATGAGGATATAGACGCAGTTTTGGAAATTCTTGAGACAAGAGAGCAGTATGAAACTATGAATGATTTCTACATGTGCCCGGGATGTGGCCTTAGATATACTTTTGATGAGGCTCTGAACCGTGATTTTGTCTGCCAGAATTGTGATTTAAAAATGGAACACTTTGACAATGAACTTATCGCAGAGGCACTGAAACGCCGTGTTGACAAAATTAAAGAAAATCTGGGCAGGGTTTGA
- a CDS encoding regulator of amino acid metabolism, contains ACT domain protein — protein MWAAILEKFSDSPSQTIIIRFLLENGFGVNEEGRIVCNGIEIPATHIGKVTKTDRRVVDATAKRILAIPQIKEIFMNLRATPDLSNVAEHMGLSVITIYPKDAGQKGIVGAAVEVLSRFDLSIRQIFVTDSQLSEDPKLVIIVEKNPPAIVYEELRQLPQIRKIII, from the coding sequence ATGTGGGCTGCTATATTAGAAAAATTTTCAGACTCACCTTCGCAGACAATAATCATCAGATTTCTGCTGGAAAATGGTTTTGGCGTAAATGAGGAGGGAAGGATAGTATGCAACGGAATTGAGATTCCTGCAACACATATCGGAAAAGTTACCAAAACTGACAGAAGGGTAGTTGACGCAACCGCAAAAAGAATTTTAGCTATTCCTCAGATCAAAGAGATTTTCATGAATCTGCGCGCAACTCCCGATCTTTCAAATGTCGCCGAGCATATGGGGCTTTCAGTTATAACTATCTATCCGAAAGATGCTGGTCAGAAAGGAATTGTTGGCGCCGCCGTTGAAGTTCTTAGCAGATTTGATCTGTCAATAAGGCAAATCTTTGTTACTGATTCTCAGTTGTCAGAAGATCCAAAACTTGTAATAATCGTTGAAAAAAATCCGCCTGCAATAGTATATGAAGAGCTAAGACAACTTCCACAGATAAGAAAAATTATAATTTAA